One window of Anaerolineales bacterium genomic DNA carries:
- a CDS encoding MFS transporter, producing MKTTNRRNLFILVFALLVVMLGFGMVIPVFPFLIDKLGASGSTLGLLVATAALTEFLFGPIWGSISDRIGRKPILMIGMFGFALAMFLFGIADQIWMLIVFRAFSGILSSATISTTMAYIGDSTSEKSRGGGMGILGAVGGAGAVIGPGIGGLLAGGSLSTPFFVSALLALFSLLLVALLLPESLPVEARASKGQKIQLIRFGELWRALTGPIGLLLLVAFLATFGTSNFESVFGLYMLKKLDYGPEQVGGILTLVGAIALIGRGLLTGYVTEHWGEPTVIKTSLIVGAVGFILLLLANTYPTVLLTTGIFTCSITFLRPSIHSLTSKRTTVGQGASMGLSNSFVSLGRVAGPIVAGIIFDINPNFPYLAGALILCTVFVMSLIWIKEEQSSPAEFGTAKEKS from the coding sequence ATGAAAACGACCAACCGCCGAAATCTTTTCATCCTGGTCTTTGCCCTGCTCGTGGTCATGCTGGGATTCGGCATGGTCATTCCCGTCTTCCCATTCCTCATCGACAAGCTCGGCGCTAGCGGCAGCACATTGGGCCTCCTTGTCGCCACCGCCGCGCTGACCGAATTCCTCTTCGGTCCCATCTGGGGCAGCATCTCAGACCGCATCGGTCGCAAACCCATTCTAATGATTGGCATGTTCGGCTTTGCGCTGGCGATGTTCCTCTTCGGCATCGCCGATCAGATCTGGATGTTGATCGTATTCCGCGCATTCTCGGGCATACTTTCCTCCGCCACCATCTCGACTACGATGGCATACATCGGCGACAGCACCTCTGAAAAATCGCGCGGCGGAGGGATGGGCATCCTCGGCGCGGTTGGCGGAGCGGGAGCCGTGATCGGTCCGGGCATCGGCGGATTACTGGCAGGTGGTTCCCTCTCGACGCCATTCTTTGTCTCAGCGTTATTGGCCTTATTCTCCCTTTTGCTGGTTGCCCTGCTCCTCCCCGAATCATTGCCTGTCGAAGCCCGCGCCTCAAAGGGACAAAAGATTCAACTCATTCGCTTTGGCGAACTCTGGCGCGCATTGACGGGTCCCATCGGTTTGCTTCTCCTCGTGGCGTTTCTCGCAACCTTTGGCACCAGCAACTTTGAATCGGTCTTCGGCTTGTACATGCTCAAAAAACTGGACTACGGTCCCGAACAGGTCGGCGGCATCCTCACGTTGGTCGGTGCCATCGCCTTGATCGGGCGCGGATTGCTGACCGGTTACGTCACCGAGCACTGGGGCGAACCGACCGTCATCAAGACATCGTTGATCGTCGGTGCGGTGGGCTTCATCCTCCTGCTGCTGGCGAACACCTACCCAACGGTTTTGCTGACCACAGGCATCTTCACCTGCTCGATCACCTTCCTGCGTCCATCGATTCACTCGCTCACATCCAAACGCACAACGGTTGGACAAGGCGCTTCGATGGGGCTGAGCAACTCTTTCGTCAGCCTCGGGCGTGTGGCTGGACCTATTGTTGCGGGCATTATCTTCGACATAAATCCGAACTTTCCCTACCTCGCAGGTGCGTTGATCTTATGCACAGTCTTTGTGATGAGTCTGATCTGGATCAAGGAAGAACAATCATCACCTGCTGAGTTTGGAACCGCGAAGGAGAAATCATGA
- a CDS encoding SDR family oxidoreductase: MKSDAFRDQAVIITGASSGIGKWLALLLASQGAKVAIAARRAERLEEVAAECRSRGGEVLTVPMDVSNEAQCKDLVEKTVATFGRLDMLINNAGLAVVALLREYPDLHLFRHVMDVNFYGAVHCTYYALPHIMQSKGRIVAVSSLGGKGGLPFNTSYTASKYALHGFYDSLRMEMHPHGVSVSVICPYWVVTEFHEAYLDKNGQPRGKQGRALYTKKMMTAERCAAITLEAAYKRKRELLMGPGGLLVWLKLIAPNFLDRMAIKMILEPIARRTRAEKIEA; the protein is encoded by the coding sequence ATGAAATCAGATGCTTTCCGTGATCAAGCGGTGATCATCACAGGGGCTTCGTCTGGTATTGGAAAATGGCTGGCGCTGTTGTTGGCGAGTCAGGGTGCGAAGGTGGCGATTGCGGCGCGGCGTGCAGAGCGACTGGAAGAGGTCGCGGCTGAATGCCGGTCACGCGGAGGCGAAGTGCTGACTGTCCCGATGGATGTCAGCAACGAAGCGCAATGTAAGGATCTAGTAGAGAAAACAGTTGCCACGTTCGGCCGGTTGGACATGCTCATCAACAATGCGGGACTGGCTGTGGTGGCGTTGTTACGCGAGTACCCCGATCTGCATTTATTTCGCCACGTGATGGATGTCAACTTTTACGGCGCGGTCCATTGCACGTATTACGCCCTGCCTCACATTATGCAAAGCAAGGGACGCATCGTGGCGGTATCAAGCCTGGGCGGCAAGGGAGGGCTTCCTTTCAACACATCCTATACTGCCAGCAAATATGCGCTGCACGGATTTTATGATTCTCTGCGCATGGAAATGCACCCGCACGGCGTCAGCGTTTCGGTGATTTGCCCTTATTGGGTGGTGACTGAATTTCACGAAGCGTATCTGGACAAAAACGGTCAGCCGCGCGGCAAACAGGGGCGGGCACTCTACACCAAAAAGATGATGACCGCCGAGCGTTGCGCTGCGATCACCCTCGAGGCAGCATACAAACGCAAGCGCGAATTGCTGATGGGACCGGGCGGTTTGCTGGTCTGGCTCAAACTGATCGCCCCCAATTTCCTGGATCGAATGGCCATCAAGATGATTCTTGAGCCGATCGCCAGGCGCACCAGGGCGGAAAAGATCGAGGCGTAA